GCGGGAGCACGGGCGGCCGGACATCTGGTATTTATCAATTCCGGCCGTACATACAGCCTGATCGGCCCGATCAGGGACCTGGTTGAAGTGGACGGCTATTGCTGCGGATGCGGCACGAGGGTGATCGTGGGAGATGAAGTGCTGTTCTCCTTTAC
The sequence above is drawn from the Anaerotignum faecicola genome and encodes:
- a CDS encoding HAD hydrolase family protein, which codes for MTSNRKALFFDIDGTLLSEVNRNVPESARKAVAGARAAGHLVFINSGRTYSLIGPIRDLVEVDGYCCGCGTRVIVGDEVLFSFT